The DNA segment CAAGTATGTGGACACAATTTCTACATAAATGCTTTCCTGTTTTTTTAGGctgctctgtaattttttttttttcacataaaatatgACATGGACCCTAAACAGTAAGTacatatgaattattttatacatattcttcTGCCTACTTTTAAAAGGGTTTGAGGTGCCTTGCAAGGCAACATATGACAGCTCAAGAAAATTAAGAATTGAATAAAGTCAAACAAAAGAAGTAGAAGAATAGTCATCAGCAACTAAGGTTGGGTCATTTACTGCACTGCCATATAGATTAACCTGTGAATTTCTTAACATTTAattcaaagtgaaaaataatcACCTTAAGAGCTTTTATCTGAGAAAAATATGACTAATTTTTATAATCAGTGAATTTCttataataatcaaaatattacTGTATATCAAAATAGAAAAACTCACATAGCAAATGTCTTAATTGCATTtggatttttctaattaaaatttctGCCAAATTAATTGTCGTGTACAATTTTGACTTTGATTCCACTATTTATGTGATTGCTGTTTTGTAGAATTTTCAATATTCTATTATAAAGGTTTTTTGCAGTACCAAAATTTTGCCACTACCAAAAATAATTGAGTTTTTCCTTTATGACTGAGTAAAGCTCCTTTTCACCTAAGGAGAgttgtctaatttttaaattttataaatacaatTGTATATAATCCTCGTTTTTAGgaataatttaagattttttcaAAACTTGCATTCAATAGAAGAAGGTAAGATTTCTTTATAGAGTTTCTCCAACAGGCAGTTCAGTAGAAGTTCCGTGGGGACTTTGTTGTTCCCAACCTACCAACGTCCCTGCTCCCGTCATTCCCCTTTCCTGCTATATTTTCCCTAAGGTATTTATCACCGTCTCTATTCACAGGATgtattgtctttctttctttttttctttgttgtttgtctCTCCCTGCTCCCTAGATTGTAGTGTCCACAGATAGgcgattttcatttgttttgttcactggctTATTACCAGTGCCTGAGACAGTACCTAACACAGAGCAGATttctggtaaatatttgttgaatgaatgagtttggGGCTGGCTTAATCCAAGAATCATTTTTTAGAATATCCAGAAAATATACGGACTGAGTGTCTTCACCTAATCTTGTGTaatatttttctcagtctctctcaCTAGATACTGAGCAACAGTAAGTATGAGATGATATTCCCTATAAGAATCCCTGGTAGAGTTCTGTGTTTAGAATTTAGGATGGAGGTGTATAACGTAACAGTTAGATAGGCTAGAGGtagttttgcttttctcttgtggaAAAATTGAAGAGCATAGCAAGAACATGGCCCTGGATAGGAGACAGTGTAACCTGCTCTCAAAGGTGAGCCTGAGTCTTCTCAGGAAATAATATAGCATAGCCGGTTGAGTTGAGGCCACAAAACATAATCATTACCCTACAAATTATTAAGGCAGACTTAGCCAAAAGGTAGCTCGTTTTAGTCATTGAAAATGTCACAGAAGTACTCATATAACATCATACTTTAAGTATGTAACTATCTGGTCTATCTTCCAATGAAAATAAGTTGCATATCCTTAGGTTGGCTTACCATATGTGACAATGGGCAGATGATTTTTAATTCTATGAAAGTTATCAATTACTGTGACTCAGCTGAGAATACTACATTTTATTACCATATATTAAGGAGGCCTTGGTAGTGGAAACATTAAAATACGCCCATGCAATTTTACTAAGTATGCTTgtgtttatttgaatattttccttAGCAAAACTAGTGAAATGATGAGAAGTCCTGACTCTGGAGTTCGATGGCCTGGGTTCCAGTCCTGCTTCTGCCACTGACCAGCTGTGTTACCTTGGCCGAGTTAACTTTAGTCTTGGTCTCCTAACTTAATATTGGGATAGTAGCTATAGCCTACTCCATGTGAAAGCTTTGAGGATCAGATGAAAGAAGGCACGTTGCCTGACTCTGAGTTACTCCAGAGGTTACCTGTCATTATCATTCATGttaataataacattttcttatttacctTGCTTAGAATTGTATTCCCATTGGAGAGCAGCTTCAGTCAGTTTTGGGGAGCGCTGGATACAAGCACATGATGGGACTGCAGTCATCATCTGCTTCAGGCGCCTTCGACAAGTCATCCTCCACACCTTTCCCTTCCAGAACTGGATTGACAtctggaaacatgactgaagACTTAAAAGCTTACGTTGATAAAAGTACACAGCCAGCTGGTGGAGGAAATGTGACAAGCCTCCAAGAGTGTAAAATTGTGCCACAAAACCATTCTCTTCCTGAGAATGATCTTAAGAATGCAGTATCTTCTTTCTTACCAAAGAAAGCAAGTGACAACTCACATATACCTAACTCTGAGTTGCTGCCTTTTCTGCAGAATCTGTGTAGTCAAGTGAACCATCTCCGTGTGGGACCCAACACCAAGTGGCAGGAAAGCATCACCAAGCCCGGCGAAGGCACTGTTGGTGTTACGTAAGTATTTAAGACAAGTGTGGTTTAGATtaggggcaggagggggaggcaggtggAGGAAAGCAGGTTTGTTTCAATAACTACTGCCTGAAAATGTTTCCAGAGAGGATTTTAGCAGCTTTTACATTTCACCATTAACACACTGTAGGAAAGAAATACTCAGCAGAGTAGGATGGATTGCTTTGAAAGAAGTGTGTAAAACTGGAGGTGTCGAGCACTTCTCAGGCATCTGATGGAAGGGGTACAAGCAGCAGATAGGGTCAGAGTAGAGAGTTGTCCGCATGAATTGAGAGGAGCTGTGGTGACCATGATATGTACATTTTTTGCCTGATTGTATGAAGTGAGCCATTGTAACAGATTTCCTTTGTAGATCATGTGTGACCTAGGCTAATTTCGGAGTCATCCAAACATTTTTCAGCTCTAAATTACTTCTAGTGTACAGGCCCTTATCCCCTGATCTCATAATTCCAATTTTTTCCAGTCCTGCTTTGATTGAGGGGTGGCTAAGTGTTTAGTATATTCCCCATCCTTTATATAGATGTAATGTGTCCAAATTTTGCACTAGACTGGAATTCAGGACTCTAATCATAGTTCTAGCTTAACTATTTTGCCttactgtttaaattttttggtttaGACTTTATTCCCATGTAAAATGAGGTAGTTGTACTGGTTGAAATTTTCTTAATGTCTCTAATAGCGTTGAAATTTGAGGAGTTTAATAAGTTAttgaaaaaaaagtggttcttaCTTGGGCAGGACAAGGAAAGATAACAATAGTCTTTAATAGTTGATAGTCTACATCAGTGTCAACTTGTGAtgtggcaaaacaaaacaaacaaacaataaaacccaaagaaaaaaaacctaaacatttaaaaactgcttCTGGGTCCAGCTGAGATGGAATGTCCCTATTTCTCTTAGACCCCCCACTTTACCAATATAATCCCTGGACATAATACAGCAAACATACAAAGACTATAAAAGGTGGAAAGAAGTCAGATTGCTCAGGGACCGTGAGGCTTAGTGTTCCTTGGTTCCTAGTTACCTGAGAGTTTCTTTCATCATAGATGGGTATaggattttgtcaaatatttttcctatggCCATTCATATGATCCTGAATTTTCTTCTGTAGTCTGTTCATATAgtgaattacattaatttcaAAAACTGAACCTGCCTTGTATacctagaataaatcccacttagttGTGGGCTGTAATTCTTTTTTACACAATGCTGGAtctgatttgctaatatttttttgagtatTCTTGTGTCTAATTCATTAAAGATACTGGTCTGTATTTTTCCTGTactgtctttgcctggttttctatgagggtaatactggcctcataaaatgagttccaTGTCTTAGAAGAGATTGTGTaaaattagtattatttcttcttaaacTGTTTGGTAGAAGTCTCTAAGGAAACCAGCtgggcctggatatttctttccTGGGaacttttaaattacaaattcaatttcatacATAGTAAAGTTGTCAATTCTCCCTATTGATATGAAGACTTAATGTAATGCATACTGAAGTTCCACCACAGTACTTTGTAGACATAGacaggattattttaaaaattatatgaaaagcaAAAGAggtagaatagctaaaacagctttgaaaaagaagaatgagggcttccctggtagcacagtggttaagaatccacctgccaatgcaggggacacggactcgagccctggtccgggaaaatcccccatgccgcagagcagctaagcccgtgtgctgcaactactgaagcccatgtgcctagagcccgtgctccgcaacaagagaagccaccgcaatgagaagcctgcgcaccgtgacgaagagtagcccctgcttgccacaaccagagaaaagcccatgcgcagcaacaaagacccaacgcagccaaaaataaataaaataaaataaatttattaaaaaaaataaaagaatgaagtggGAGGAATCAGTCTTCCCAGTGTCAAGTCTTATGTAGTGAGAGTATTCAAGATGATGTAGTGATGGCAGAGggacagacacataggtcaatgggaCGTAAtagctcagaaatagacccacacatggacttccctggtggcacagtggtttagaatctgcctgccgatgcaggggacacggattcaagccctggtccgggactatcccacatgccatggagcaactaagcccgtgcgccacaactactgagcctgcgctctatagcctgcaagccacaactactgagcctgtgtgccacaactactgaagcccacgcgcctagagcccatgctctgcgacaagaaaagccatcgcaatgagaagcccacgcaccacaacaaagagtagcccccactcaccacaattagagaaagcccgcgtgcagcaatgaagacccaactcagccaaaaataaaaataaataattaaatgaaatgaaaagaaatagacccacatgaatatgctcaactgatttttgacagagGTGCAACAGCAATTCAATAAAGgaagaatagtctttttaacacatggtgctggagcaattggaTATCCAAAGGGTAAAAAGTGAACCATGACCCAAACCTcataccttatacaaaaattaactcaaaatggatcgtagacttaaatgtaaaacataaagctataaaacttttcTAATAATACATAGGGGACAATCTTTGGGGACCTAAGACAagacttcttagatatgacaccaaaagcaaggtAATAGAAAATTTGATACATTGGATGCcatgaaaatgtaaaacttttgccCTGTGAACGACTGTTAAgaggaataaaatacaaattacaaagtggggaaaaatatttgcaaattatgtatcCAACAAATGACATatctaaaatatagaaagaactgtcaaaactcaacattaaaaaaatccaattagaacatgggcaaaagacctaaagagacattttatCAGAGAGGATGTACAaaaagcaaataagcacatgaaaagatgtgcgATTGACCTCATGGCTATTaaggaaatgcatattaaaaccacaatataCCACTATACAGttatggctaaaataaaaagtttaaaagtggTAACGATAGCAAatactgatgaggatgtggagaaactggatctctCATTTTAAATCCTGTGAGGttttaaaatggtacagccactctaaAAACGATTTCGGCAGTTTCTAATAACTGAACGTACAGTTGTGCTCCTGGGCATTCATCCCAGAGGAATGAAAACATCTGTCCACACAAAAGCCTGTACACAGTTGTTCATAGAAGCTTCCAGTAATTTAATAAAGTTGtatggattaaaaaagaaaaaaaactatttaaattgtACAGTTGCTGGGGGAAGTACTtggaaaaccttaaaaaaattttgcaaGATTACTTTAGATTTGGAGCTCAAAATCAAAAGGACCCTTTCTAAAGAGCCATTCTTTGAGGGTAGAAATTCcatcatcttcatttttatattctcattTCAATTGTATgcttaaatgtttaaagaattgaAGAAGTAAGAATGCTTTGGGCATTCAGGATCGTGGTCACCTGTTGAGTGTGTATTTTAGAACCTGGAAATACATTGTAAGGAGACAGTATAGTTGTGGAGACAGATTTCAGCAATGTGTGTTGGCTGCTTTATCGTACTAcagtttggttgtttttgttatAATATTAGGGAAAAttgttacattattattttttaaatttacttttagaaTGGAAGAGCAATCCATTTGTTCCTACTTGGAAAAGATTCTTTCTAAAAATATGGAACTGATGGAAAAGAAACTTGTGGACTACATTGATCAGCGAATATATAAACTCCAGGAGCACATAGATAATAAGATTGCTTTGTTAGTGGACTTGCTGCAAAGTCCCAACTCCCCACCCTCTGGCATGCCTCTAAGACATTATGACTCTGGAGAAAGACTTTCAAATGGAGAAAGATAGCACTGAACATGTTCAAAGTACTACagatatttattacatatttattacaAATCCAAACCCCAAAAGTCAAAGCAACTATTTAATGTCATTTGAGGATCACCATTTACTTACATAAAGCAACCTCAATGTTCATTTTAACTGTACTGTTAACTGTAAATCTCGTCCTGTACACTAAGAGTTAACATGATAGGGtcagaaattatttttgtttttcatatttttcacttttataagaAATTCAGATATACCTCTGGGTTGCttaaagttttcaaattttttaaggATTTCTAATGCTTTTCATCGGCTGGTAGTTTATATGTGTTTGATTGGAATACTCTTAATTTTTAGAAAGACCTTATGTTTTACGGGTATAAAAAATGCTTAGAAtacttcattgatattttttctttttctaattgatcGTTCTTAGAAAAATGGGTACTTAAGGCTTGCAGCCTTTAATTTCAGATCACCATATtaccttttttattatttcagatAAAAAATTAGATGTGATATTTGGCATGTGTAAAATTGGTTTACATTGGGGCCATTTTGTGTTCTGTTACACTGTAGTTATggatagaaaagtaaaaattagaaCTGACCTATTCTTTGTTAGGATTATTACTTTAGATTTTATGTTTGATGTAAAATGAGAGAAGTCATCTTGTTTGATCTCCATCAACTCAGAAAGTAGAAGGAATTCTCTCCTTTTCTGAGCTGATACAGGTTCTTCTTTCCAGAACCCTTTTCTGATTAAAGTGTGAAATGCTGAGGTTCTGCATTGAAGGATTAAGGCATATAAATCAAGGAGATTGCACTTCTCTCTGGCAGACATGATTTTCAGAAATTATACCTATTGTATATGTGTTGTAAGGTGATATATTtgcatctaaaaaataaatgcatccaCTCTGGAAAGTACTTgtcttaaacaaataaaaatatttttttaatctaatatttAAGATGAAAAAGGATGGTTTACACTCATTTAGTATGTTGTATTTTGATGAATTTAGTTCTTTGAAGTGAAAACTAATATGAAGTGTGTTCATTTATTAATCATTCTGACCTTAGGGACATGAGGACTTGTATATTActtttatcagtcttttcctaATTTATTAACAACATATGTAGCCATTAGGTAGCATTTCTTTCAGCACTCAGGAGAAATGTGTCTCATTTAAAGCTGAACCCTTTCATTAATAGTTTATACAATTTCTGATTATTGTGGTCTGTTCTTTGATTCACAAATTGctttaatataattataactAGAACACCTATGCTATGTTttctaaagtaattaaaataaatacaatattcaTGATTATAGTAGTAGAATAATTCAGATGAGCTTTAATTCCTGATCAtccatttcttaatttctccatGTTAATAAAAAcctaaattacattttatatatattagagaTTCATAGGTATTGATTTTCTTATACTTACAAATTgctatacgtatgtatatataattgctttattaaaattattatcacCTAAGAAAGTACTGCCTGAATTTGCTCAGATAGGAGGAGCAGACCACAGTATGTACAAAATCTCtattaagtcttttttttcttgtaactttTCTCCCCTTGTATGTGGCACACCCAGTAAGTCAAGTCTGGGAAATCAGGGCTGGCAAATGCACCTTCAGAGGTGTCAGGGTAACCACTGCAGTTTGAGGTGGCTGCAAGGGGTGTGTGGGtgatcaaaaattaaatcaagatACAGgttacgggggcttccctggtggcgcagtggtaaagaatccgcctgccagtgcaggggacacaggttccagccctggtccgggaagatcccacatgccgtggacaactaagcccatgcgctataactactgatcctgtgctctagaacccgcgagccacaactactgagcccgcacgcctatagcccgtgctccacagcaagagaagccactgcaataagaagcccgcgcaccgcaatgaagagtagcccccgctctctgcaactagagaaagcccgcgcgcagcaaggaagatgcaacgcagccaaaaataaataaataaataaatttataaaaataaagatacaggTTACGTATTTTAATTTCCCCATTGCCTCCCCTTTGAGTATTAATTCATCTCTGTCTTTCCTGTGGTAGCATATTAAGGTTTTCATCCCTCTATCATCACTGGACTTTGATCCTTTTAGGTTCAGGGCAAGGAGTGCGTTTGCGTGCTGCTGCCACGAGGCTCATAAACAGAGACGACCACCGGAGGCTCTTCCTCACTTAGCCCCAGCCTAGCTTTCCAGGCTCACTGGCCACCACCACGTGACCTGCGTTGCAGCCCGTCCTTTCTTCCCAAGTCTCCTCAAGCTGTTGCTTCCGGCAGACGAGAGTCCTCCTGCACTGATCCCCACCTCTTCCTGCCCTAAATCACACTACTGTTCAAAGCTTAGCTGAGGTGCAGCCTTCATGAGCTGCCCTTGGTCTCTCCGTTCCTCAGCAAGCGACTGGACACGTGAAACATGAAAAAACAACACAGAAGGCTCTTTTTAGGGGCAAGTAAAACAGTTTAGATTGGCTCAAGCATATGACGCATGTCAGGTAGAGGAAAGGCTTGAAAAGGTAGCCTGGGTCTGGCCTGGGAAAACCATCACTGCTCCACTCGGGATTTGTTAGCACCAAATAATCAGTGGCTTGTCAAGCAGGAGGGTGACATGATTCGCTCTGGGCCTCAGAAAGGAGTGGAGCTTTGCTCGTGACCTCACGTGCAGAATTTCTTGGCATTCTGCTTTGGGTGCTGTGAATGTACAGCCATGTAACATCTGATTGCCTGACAAAGTTGGTGTTGCTCTTCATTTGCTCTCCAGTCtctgtcagaatcacctggggaacttgttAAACATGAAGGTTTAACAAATCACATTCTAACAAATCACACCAGAGGGAGAAGTGGTCCCTGAATAGGCATTTCAAAAGATCTCGGGGTTATTATTATTTAGATAACAGGCTGAGCTTGGGAAGTTGGCTCTGGTCTCTATCATAGCACACCTCGACACAGAGCCGTCTGATCAGCCCCTCCCATCTGCCTtacctgggagctggttagaaagGCAAACTCATGAGCTTTACCCCAAAACCAATGAATCAATCTTTGGTGGGGCCCAGCAGAGACCCCTTGGTGAAGGTTCCATCAAACACGTAATGTTTTCACTTTCACACTTTCCATCTGGATCAAGCCTGTGAACGGAACACATCTGTGGTTGGAGAAGAGGCACCATCAAAAGGATCAACTGCTCACATTGGCATCACAGTTTACAAAGTGGTGACACCTCTGTTCTCGCTGAAACCTCTCAGACATTAATAACCACCACCGCCATTGTCACACCACACATTATtcattatcttttcactttcgaGAAGAAGCAACAGGCTCAGGGAGCTGAACTGCTTTGCCAGCCATTCTATCAAGTTAAGTGGGGAAGATGGGCCTGGAATCCAGgactcctttccttccccttaCTTCCATTCTCTGTTCCCCGTGCCCATGTGGGTTTTGATATAGAACCTTCTTACTTGGAACTGATCCCCTTTGACATTTGAAATCCAAGGCTGTTGAAAGGAGAAGTGACTCCTCTTCCATGGCCACCTCTCTCAAGGTAAAGCAAGTACAGCATCTTCCTACTTGTCCCTTCCTTTCCTCACATCActatttcctcctccttttttttttttttttttggctgcgccatgcatagcatgtgcggcttgtgggatcttagttccctgaccagggattgaacccacgcccccctgcagtggaagtgtgaaatcttaaccactggaccaccagggaagtcccgctactTTCTCCTTCTTAAGGACAGTCCCATGCCCTGCATTGGACAGCAGACCAGGATTTCAGTTTTCTACCATTTTGACATGTTGTCTCCAAATGCCCTCAGAGACCATATTTCCAAGatgacttagagaaaaaaacacaaGGATAGAAAAACCTGAATTCTCTTTCCATCTTAGTTATTCCTGCTGTGTAACTTTGGATGAGTGGCTTTACCTTTCttggtctcagttttctcttctgtaagatTGGAGATATCACAGCCTACTTCATTCTCTTGTATGAAGTTTATAAGACTTGGCCTAGCACAGG comes from the Balaenoptera ricei isolate mBalRic1 chromosome 16, mBalRic1.hap2, whole genome shotgun sequence genome and includes:
- the LOC132350296 gene encoding ATPase PAAT-like isoform X1, with product METETVQPPLTRRPTLASSWDAACGALAQSLHLTRSGLGARDADWEELLAPPATGQDLVILQRNVNSQDENPCFLYLRCDPPGGEEIVSLGILSSARNMEVYSGEDYCGTSRGKNVCNVLDNSELEKIILYKKYLKLESSTHACKIKLLSFGEKQCVFISKVVVHMRPVSANSSAGCPALGSRIDLERVQTIMESLGSKLSPGAQQLMNMVRFQQQNCIPIGEQLQSVLGSAGYKHMMGLQSSSASGAFDKSSSTPFPSRTGLTSGNMTEDLKAYVDKSTQPAGGGNVTSLQECKIVPQNHSLPENDLKNAVSSFLPKKASDNSHIPNSELLPFLQNLCSQVNHLRVGPNTKWQESITKPGEGTVGVTMEEQSICSYLEKILSKNMELMEKKLVDYIDQRIYKLQEHIDNKIALLVDLLQSPNSPPSGMPLRHYDSGERLSNGER
- the LOC132350296 gene encoding ATPase PAAT-like isoform X2 gives rise to the protein MNSVLSISSVLCKALGLQMQIQDLVILQRNVNSQDENPCFLYLRCDPPGGEEIVSLGILSSARNMEVYSGEDYCGTSRGKNVCNVLDNSELEKIILYKKYLKLESSTHACKIKLLSFGEKQCVFISKVVVHMRPVSANSSAGCPALGSRIDLERVQTIMESLGSKLSPGAQQLMNMVRFQQQNCIPIGEQLQSVLGSAGYKHMMGLQSSSASGAFDKSSSTPFPSRTGLTSGNMTEDLKAYVDKSTQPAGGGNVTSLQECKIVPQNHSLPENDLKNAVSSFLPKKASDNSHIPNSELLPFLQNLCSQVNHLRVGPNTKWQESITKPGEGTVGVTMEEQSICSYLEKILSKNMELMEKKLVDYIDQRIYKLQEHIDNKIALLVDLLQSPNSPPSGMPLRHYDSGERLSNGER